From the genome of Vicia villosa cultivar HV-30 ecotype Madison, WI linkage group LG2, Vvil1.0, whole genome shotgun sequence, one region includes:
- the LOC131651959 gene encoding high mobility group B protein 2-like: MPKATSTAKPADNLLKRKGAGAGTKQSKKAAKDPNMPKRPPSAFFVFMSEFRETFKKENPDNKSVAVVGKAGGKEWKALSEAEKAPYVATAEKKKEEYAKAMRAYNISLTEEKAPSEEEGSDKSKSEVNDDEDDDEESDE, from the exons ATGCCTAAGGCCACCTCCACCGCGAAACCCGCTGATAACCT GTTGAAGCGCAAGGGCGCTGGTGCTGGAACTAAGCAATCGAAGAAAGCTGCGAAGGATCCTAACATGCCTAAGAGGCCTCCAAGTGCTTTCTTCGTTTTCAT gtCTGAATTCAGAGAGACTTTCAAGAAGGAGAATCCTGACAACAAATCTGTTGCCGTG GTTGGTAAGGCTGGAGGGAAAGAGTGGAAAGCACTGTCTGAAGCT GAGAAAGCTCCTTATGTTGCTACCGCAGAGAAGAAGAAGGAGGAGTATGCCAAGGCTATGCGTGCATACAACATTTCGTTG ACTGAGGAAAAGGCTCCGTCCGAGGAAGAGGGATCTGACAAGTCCAAGTCTGAAGtcaatgatgatgaagatgatgac GAGGAATCTGACGAGTAG
- the LOC131649915 gene encoding protein GET1-like — MGDEAIQEHQRSLAAPFIFMIVATFQLAYYCLDNLKKNGSDSSEKENMLREEIKRILKEASLLSQPSTFAQAAKLKRLAIAKEKELAKLQNLNRKDLVLYLKIVLIGKYLTYGMLLIWFWRIPVAIISQQLVQPFAMLLSWKSGAVRENDTMASWDNSMVNSVS, encoded by the exons ATGGGAGATGAAGCAATCCAAGAACATCAAAGGTCATTAGCAGCTCCTTTCATATTTATGATCGTTGCCACTTTTCAATTAGCATACTATTGCCTAGATAATTTGAAGAAG AATGGATCTGATAGTAGTGAAAAAGAAAATATGTTGCGTGAAGAAATAAAACGAATTTTGAAGGAGGCAAGCTTATTGTCACA ACCATCAACATTTGCACAAGCAGCAAAACTCAAAAGGCTAGCAATTGCAAAGGAGAAAGAACTTGCAAAGC TTCAAAATTTAAATCGCAAAGATCTGGTTTTATACTTGAAAATAGTTCTCATCGGAAAG TATTTAACATATGGAATGTTGCTTATTTGGTTTTGGCGTATTCCCGTTGCTATCATATCTCAACAACTTGTACAACCATTTG CAATGTTATTATCTTGGAAAAGTGGAGCGGTTCGAGAAAATGACACAATGGCAA GTTGGGATAATAGCATGGTTAATAGTGTCAGCTAG